The Flavobacterium psychrotrophum region CGAGACGCTTCGACTAGCGTTCTTCAGGCCGGTAACAGATGATGTCCAGAAATTTAGCCCATTCTTTTATTCAGAGCATTATTTCAATGAGTATGACATTCACAGTGATGCCGACCGTCACCGCAATTGTAACGAGTGGAAAAAAAGGCTTGGCAACGCTGTAGACCAAAATAATATTTATGAGTTGCAATACAAAACGGTTCCTGAAAAATTTCAGTCGGCTTACGCATTGGGTACTCTTGCCCAAGTTTTTGCAGGCAATACTTTTGTAAAAGCACTACTTAAACCGGAAAACAAAGCACTACTTGATTATTTTGCGTTTGCCAAACAAATGGAATATACAGGTAACCCTCAAAACTCGAAGTGGGAATCGTGGGATGAAGACCGGAGCAAAGACTGGTGGGAGCGGGCAGAAGATCTTCCAGAAAGAAAAGTTTTTAAGGCTATCGAAGATAAGCTACCTGGTATTAAGGATAAATTTTTACAGCAGCGTTATGCTTTTATGCTGATACGCTATGGACGCAGCGAAAACATATTACCGCTGTATGATTCTTATTTTGCCAGTGATAGCACCGGTACGGTTTTAAAGCCATGGGCATTACTTTTCAGGGCATACATGACAGAAAATAAAGCTGAACAAAATTATTACCTAAGCCAGTGTTTTGATACCTGCGAAGAAAAAGTGATTGCAGTTTCTCAGGCTTATAATTATGAGGAGCAGGAAGCCACAATGGCATTTGCCAAGAACGATCATGAACGTGCTGTAATACTTGCCCTTGGTGCTATGCGTAATCCCGGTCCCGGACTAGATGTACTTAAAAAGGTATATGGATATGACCCGCAAAGCCCATACCTAAAACTTCTTACAGGCCGCGAAATTAATAAACTGGAAGACTGGGTATTATTCTCTCAGATAAAAGATTCAGGGCCTGATGTCTCTAATAACTACTATTCGGATAGTGATGATGAATTTCAGAAAAACAGGCAGGTAAATTATATAAAAGACATGGCATATCTGGGTAAAGTCAGAGAATACCTTATCAGTATTTACGAGGCTACGCCATCAAATAATAAAGATTATCTGGCCGCAGGTATTGCGCATCTTAGCTTTATAGATGATAATATGGCAGATGGCTATAAGTATGCTTCTGCGATAAGCGACAAAGCCCCGGATGCCGTTAAGGTTCAAAAATACATAGAGCTTGCACTTGTAGTGGCCAGGCAAGGCGATATTCAGGATACTGTGGTACAGCAAAAACTGGTAGAGGCTTTTGATAAACTGGAAGATATGGTTAAGGTTAAGTCTTCCTATAACAAGAGTATGTATTCGTTATTGGTCGTTTTGTCCTCAGAATACAATAAACAGGGCGATATGGCTACAGCGGGATTATTGTTTCTTAAATCGCAAACGTATAAATATAATTATGGAGAGAGCGATATGTACTGGACGCCAGATGACCTTGATAAAGCCCCGGCCTATGAGCATATTGCTTATTTTGACCGCTTTGCTGCCCTCAAGGATATGGATAAGGTAGTGGCATTGATTGATAAAAAAGATAAAACACCTTTTGAGGCTTTTATTTGTCAAGGTACAACTACTAACCGAAATTTTTACCTCGACCTTAAGGGTACTATAGCTTTCAGGCAAAATAACCTGCCGTTGGCGTATGATATTTTTAAAGAAATTCCGGACTCTTTTTATAAAAACGAATGGGATTATAAATATTACCTTAATGAAGATCCTTTCTATCCTAAGGTGCTTAACTATGCTAAAAAAGGGAATCCTTTTGAATACAATTTCAATAAAGCAAAACTTCTAAAGAGGATATTAGAACTGCAAAAGAAAACAGATACAGAAAGTTACATGCAATTAGCCCATGCATATTACAATTTAAGCTACAGGGGTAATTCATGGCTAATGCAATCTTATTACCAAGGGTATATGTATTACGATGCTTATTTTGGAAAGATTGCTCCTAAAAAGGAAGAAGGGTATATGGCGGGTAATTACAAAAACTTTACACTTGCCAAATACTATTATAAAAAGGCATTGGATACAGCCAAAAGTGATGAACACCGCGCTATGGCCAGCCTGATGCTGTATGTAATAAACAATCCGGGAGATTATGAAAGCAGGTACTGGGGAGAAGAAGTTAAAAAACACGAGCCGGGCGATTACCTGAATGATTTTTACGGAAAATATAAAAATACCAAAGTATTTAAGCGATACAGTTGCCCTGAACTTGAGTATTATTTGAAGTAAGCACTAAAAGTGATTTATTTTAATAAATTTGCAATAACAATACATCTTTATTATGTTACAGGAGGCAGATACCATAGTTACAAGCAGTCTTGAAGAATATTTCTCAAAATTCAGGGAAAACATCATTGGCGTAAGCCAGGAATTTACCTCGCCTTATGGCCTTAAAAAAATGGTATATACAGACTGGACTGCCAGCGGCCGCCTGTATCGCCCTATAGAAGATAAGATTGTAAATGAGTTTGGCCCTTTTGTAGCTAACACGCATACCGAAACTACTGTAAGTGGTACGGCCATGACAAATGCTTACCATGAAGCACGCCACATCATTAAACACCATGTTAACGCAGGATCTGATGATGTATTGATTACAGATGGTACAGGAATGACAGGTGTTGTAAATAAATTTCAGCGCATACTGGGGCTTAAAGTACCAGAGAATATGAGGCCACACACCACTGTACCTGACGAAAAGCGCCCTGTGGTATTTATTACCCACATGGAGCACCACAGTAACCAGACTTCATGGCTGGAAACCATTGCTAAAGTAGTAGTAATACCCGCCTGTCCGCAGGGATTAATTTGCCTGGACAGCTTTAAAGAACTACTTGAAGAACATAAAGATTATACATTAAAAATAGCTTCGATAACAGGTTGTAGTAACGTTACAGGAATAAAAACACCCTATTCTGAAGTCGCAAAACTGGTACATCAGTATAATGGTGTTTGTTTTGTAGATTTTGCCTGTAGTGCGCCTTATGTACAAATAGATATGCACCCCGAAGATGAAGAGGCATATCTTGATGCCATATTTTTTTCGCCGCATAAATTTTTAGGTGGGCCAGGTACTTCTGGTGTACTTATCTTTAATAAGAAATTGTACAAAAACATGGTACCTGATCATCCGGGGGGAGGAACCGTAAGCTGGACCAACCCGTGGGGTGAACATAAATACTTAGATAATATTGAAGAGCGTGAAGATGGTGGTACACCGGGCTTCCTTCAGGTAATCAAAACGGCACTTGCTGTTAAGCTTAAGGAACAAATGGGCGTGCACAATATACTGCAGCGCGAGAAAGAAATTACCGATTATGTTTTTGAAACACTGGGTAATGTTCCTAACCTTAATATCCTTGCTCCACAGCATACAGAAAGGCTTGGTGTTATTTCTTTTTATATTGATGGTTTGCATTACAACCTTGGGGTAAAAATGCTAAACGATAAATTTGGCATACAAACCCGTGGCGGATGCAGCTGCGCCGGTACATACGGGCATTTCCTGCTGCACGTAGACCAGGAGCAGTCAAACTACCTGACAGATAAAATAACGGCAGGCGACTTAATTCAAAAGCCGGGATGGATCAGGATGTCTATTCACCCTACGACTACCAATGAAGAAATACAGTTTGTATGCGAAAGTATAAAAGCCATGGCTCAAAATTTTGAAGCCTGGAGTGCAGACTATAACTATGTTCGCGGTACTAACGAGTTTATACACAAAGAAGAAGTAAATACTACTGATGCATTAATGCAAAAGTGGTTTACTTTATAAATATCCCAATTGATTAATGATTTAATGTACTTATTATTTAGCATATCAATTGGTACATTAAATCATTGATGTATTGTCACATTATTAATTTCGACGGTGCTTAAAGCGCTTGTGCGTCCATAAATAGTATTCCGGTTTTTCTAATATCTGTGCTTCAAGCATTTTCATAAAACGGTCAGATATTTCATAATTAGGTATTTCTTTAAGATTGCCCTCTACAGGTATAAAAGTACAGCTGTAATGACCACGCTTTACTTTTTCTATTTTTGCAAAGATCATATTAAGTCCCAGCTTTTTAGACAGCATTTCTCCGCCAACGTGTATAGGTACTTCCATAC contains the following coding sequences:
- a CDS encoding aminotransferase class V-fold PLP-dependent enzyme; the encoded protein is MLQEADTIVTSSLEEYFSKFRENIIGVSQEFTSPYGLKKMVYTDWTASGRLYRPIEDKIVNEFGPFVANTHTETTVSGTAMTNAYHEARHIIKHHVNAGSDDVLITDGTGMTGVVNKFQRILGLKVPENMRPHTTVPDEKRPVVFITHMEHHSNQTSWLETIAKVVVIPACPQGLICLDSFKELLEEHKDYTLKIASITGCSNVTGIKTPYSEVAKLVHQYNGVCFVDFACSAPYVQIDMHPEDEEAYLDAIFFSPHKFLGGPGTSGVLIFNKKLYKNMVPDHPGGGTVSWTNPWGEHKYLDNIEEREDGGTPGFLQVIKTALAVKLKEQMGVHNILQREKEITDYVFETLGNVPNLNILAPQHTERLGVISFYIDGLHYNLGVKMLNDKFGIQTRGGCSCAGTYGHFLLHVDQEQSNYLTDKITAGDLIQKPGWIRMSIHPTTTNEEIQFVCESIKAMAQNFEAWSADYNYVRGTNEFIHKEEVNTTDALMQKWFTL